A genome region from Streptomyces antimycoticus includes the following:
- the tmk gene encoding dTMP kinase, producing the protein MTREQPTDVTATSGALAADSRERAVRALLRYQPLRRLWSAQLVGGAGDALAVLVLVLLTLQASVAADSFGGGYRGAAFAVAVVLGVRLLATVLFGAVLLGPLAALIGPSGPLDRRWTMVGADGLRLVLLLIAPLWIDWAPADAVAWLLITTFVVGVAERLWTVAKDGAAPSLLPAPPAEGAAVRPLPDHLDALRRLSLRTNFLTLPIAAAGLLVVTLIGRLLGTGVEWFHTHQAALGSYVGAGLFAASISILTFLELPGAQTSRTRSPLEGLRRPRAASGTGADKGRTGAVPLLVLACAGVAGAIAAAVGVAPLQAMDLGGGPVAFALLALVLAGGPALGIRWAPKFLPGLSRRRLLALSVALTGLALLTVGLVHDTTTVVLIALVAGVLAGIAAHTGHALLDQESEEARRPRMTAHLQAVVRVSVGFGAVVAPLLAAVIGPHRLGSGDFVFAHGGAAFTLMLVGALLLPVAALVLGRTDDRQGVPLRRDLREALLGGGGADEGPTATGFFIAIEGGDGSGKSTQVEALAEWIRAKGHEVVVTREPGATAIGKRLRSILLDVSSAGISHRAEALLYAADRAEHVDTVVRPALERGAVVISDRYIDSSVAYQGAGRDLAATEIARISRWATNGLVPHLTVLLDVSPETARERFTEAPDRLESEPAEFHQRVRAGFLALAAADPARYLVADAGQLPEAVTSVVRHRLDQMLPLSDAEVKAQEEARKAAEEEARRRAEEEAARKAEEERLERERQEALAKARAEEEERKRRELEEARQREAERQAEAARQRAEDARRRAEEDRKRIEAEDRARAADEERRRLEAEAEALRRAEAEARRQEEQRKAEEALLRAEQARLAADAADAAASSGAEAPTVETETPAPPPHDADGPRGADGSQDTGGARDAAGPASGDPDSTKTVQTPRFDPWAEYVGEGGSGRPAAGPGADETAVLPPVPPQNGPDAGDTAVLPPVRPQDGPERRGGPDAEETAVLPQPPAEPPTNAADETAVLPPVRDERSADPADRVPPWLFRQEQVQEQGQGEGNERTREMPQYGHGQGHDQGQGHGQGHDQGQAQGGAESPRPRRRRPEWAEETPLDDLPSLADELLGPRDDEDGRRR; encoded by the coding sequence ATGACGCGAGAGCAGCCAACGGACGTGACCGCCACTTCCGGTGCCCTTGCCGCGGACTCCCGCGAGCGGGCCGTACGAGCCCTGCTGCGCTATCAGCCGCTGCGACGGCTCTGGAGCGCCCAACTCGTCGGCGGCGCGGGGGACGCGCTCGCCGTGCTGGTGCTGGTGCTGCTGACGCTGCAGGCGTCCGTGGCCGCCGACTCCTTCGGCGGCGGGTATCGCGGCGCCGCCTTCGCGGTCGCGGTGGTGCTGGGCGTACGGCTCCTGGCGACCGTGCTGTTCGGCGCGGTGCTGCTCGGGCCGCTCGCCGCGCTCATCGGCCCCTCCGGTCCGCTGGACCGCCGCTGGACCATGGTCGGCGCGGACGGTCTGCGGCTGGTGCTGCTCCTCATCGCGCCGCTGTGGATCGACTGGGCCCCGGCCGACGCCGTCGCCTGGCTGCTCATCACGACCTTCGTCGTCGGCGTCGCGGAGCGCTTGTGGACCGTCGCCAAGGACGGCGCGGCGCCCTCGCTGCTCCCGGCACCGCCCGCCGAGGGCGCGGCGGTGCGCCCGCTGCCCGACCACCTGGACGCGCTGCGGCGGCTCTCGCTCCGTACGAACTTCCTGACGCTGCCGATCGCCGCCGCCGGGCTGCTCGTCGTCACCCTCATCGGCAGGCTGCTGGGCACCGGCGTGGAGTGGTTCCACACCCACCAGGCCGCCCTCGGCTCGTACGTCGGTGCCGGACTCTTCGCCGCGTCGATCTCGATCCTCACCTTCCTCGAACTGCCCGGCGCGCAGACCAGCCGCACCCGCTCCCCCCTGGAGGGGCTGCGCCGGCCCCGCGCCGCCTCCGGTACCGGCGCCGACAAGGGCCGCACCGGTGCTGTTCCGCTGCTGGTGCTCGCCTGCGCCGGGGTGGCGGGCGCGATCGCCGCGGCCGTGGGCGTCGCCCCGCTGCAGGCCATGGACCTCGGCGGCGGGCCGGTCGCCTTCGCGCTGCTCGCCCTCGTGCTGGCCGGCGGTCCGGCCCTGGGCATCCGCTGGGCCCCGAAGTTCCTGCCGGGACTGTCGCGGCGCAGGCTGCTGGCGCTGTCGGTCGCGCTGACCGGACTCGCGCTGCTCACGGTGGGCCTGGTGCACGACACGACCACCGTCGTGCTGATCGCCCTGGTCGCGGGCGTGCTGGCCGGGATCGCCGCCCACACCGGCCATGCCCTCCTGGACCAGGAGTCCGAGGAGGCCCGCCGGCCCCGGATGACCGCGCATCTGCAGGCCGTCGTCCGCGTCAGCGTCGGGTTCGGCGCGGTCGTCGCGCCGCTGCTCGCCGCCGTCATCGGACCGCACCGGCTCGGCAGCGGCGATTTCGTCTTCGCCCACGGCGGCGCGGCCTTCACCCTGATGCTGGTGGGCGCGCTGCTGCTGCCCGTCGCCGCGCTGGTCCTGGGCCGGACCGACGACCGGCAGGGAGTGCCGCTGCGGCGCGATCTGCGCGAGGCGCTGCTCGGCGGCGGGGGCGCGGACGAGGGCCCGACCGCCACCGGTTTCTTCATCGCCATCGAGGGCGGCGACGGCTCGGGCAAGTCCACGCAGGTGGAGGCGCTGGCCGAGTGGATAAGGGCCAAGGGCCACGAGGTCGTGGTGACCCGTGAGCCGGGCGCGACCGCGATCGGCAAGCGGCTCCGCTCGATCCTGCTCGACGTCTCGTCCGCCGGGATCTCGCACCGCGCCGAGGCGCTGCTGTACGCGGCGGACCGCGCCGAGCACGTCGACACCGTGGTCCGTCCGGCGCTGGAGCGCGGCGCGGTCGTCATCTCCGACCGCTACATCGACTCGTCCGTGGCCTACCAGGGCGCCGGCCGCGACCTCGCCGCGACCGAGATCGCCCGTATCTCGCGCTGGGCGACGAACGGCCTGGTGCCGCATCTGACGGTGCTGCTGGACGTCTCGCCGGAGACCGCGCGCGAGCGCTTCACCGAGGCCCCGGACCGGCTCGAGTCCGAGCCCGCCGAGTTCCACCAGCGCGTACGGGCCGGATTCCTGGCCCTCGCCGCCGCAGACCCGGCCCGCTATCTCGTCGCCGACGCCGGGCAGCTTCCGGAGGCGGTCACCTCCGTGGTGCGCCACCGTCTGGACCAGATGCTGCCGCTGTCCGACGCGGAGGTGAAGGCCCAGGAGGAGGCCCGTAAGGCCGCCGAGGAGGAGGCCCGCCGCCGCGCCGAGGAAGAGGCCGCCCGTAAGGCCGAGGAGGAGCGGCTGGAGCGCGAGCGCCAGGAAGCGCTCGCCAAGGCGCGCGCCGAGGAGGAGGAGCGCAAGCGCCGCGAGCTGGAGGAGGCCCGCCAGCGCGAGGCCGAGCGGCAGGCGGAGGCGGCCCGTCAGCGGGCCGAGGACGCGCGCCGCAGGGCCGAGGAGGACCGTAAGCGCATCGAGGCCGAGGACCGGGCCCGCGCCGCCGACGAGGAGCGGCGCCGCCTGGAGGCGGAGGCGGAGGCCCTGCGGCGGGCCGAGGCCGAGGCGCGCCGCCAGGAGGAGCAGCGCAAGGCCGAGGAGGCGCTGCTGCGGGCGGAGCAGGCGCGGCTGGCGGCGGACGCGGCGGATGCGGCGGCCTCCTCGGGGGCCGAGGCGCCGACCGTGGAGACCGAGACCCCGGCTCCGCCGCCCCACGATGCGGACGGGCCCCGGGGCGCGGACGGCTCCCAGGACACCGGCGGTGCCCGGGACGCGGCCGGCCCTGCCTCCGGCGACCCGGACTCGACGAAGACGGTCCAGACGCCGCGGTTCGACCCGTGGGCGGAGTACGTCGGCGAGGGCGGCTCCGGCCGTCCCGCCGCCGGGCCGGGCGCGGATGAGACCGCGGTGCTGCCGCCCGTGCCTCCCCAGAACGGCCCGGACGCCGGTGACACCGCCGTGCTGCCGCCCGTACGGCCCCAGGACGGCCCGGAGCGCCGGGGCGGCCCGGACGCCGAGGAGACGGCCGTCCTGCCCCAGCCGCCCGCCGAGCCGCCTACGAACGCGGCCGACGAAACGGCCGTGCTGCCGCCCGTACGGGACGAGCGGTCCGCCGACCCGGCGGACCGGGTCCCGCCGTGGCTGTTCCGGCAGGAGCAGGTGCAGGAGCAGGGTCAGGGCGAGGGGAACGAGCGCACGCGCGAGATGCCGCAGTACGGCCACGGGCAGGGGCATGACCAGGGCCAGGGCCACGGGCAGGGGCACGACCAGGGCCAGGCGCAGGGCGGTGCGGAATCGCCGCGTCCGCGCCGCCGCCGTCCCGAGTGGGCGGAGGAGACCCCGTTGGACGACCTCCCGTCGCTGGCCGACGAGCTGCTCGGCCCCCGCGACGACGAGGACGGCCGACGCCGCTGA
- the topA gene encoding type I DNA topoisomerase, with the protein MSPTTSETAQGGRRLVIVESPAKAKTIKGYLGPGYVVEASVGHIRDLPNGAAEVPDKYTGEVRRLGVDVEHDFQPVYVVNSDKKSQVKKLKELLADSDELFLATDEDREGEAIAWHLQEVLKPKVPVRRMVFHEITKDAIRAAVANPRELNQRLVDAQETRRILDRLYGYEVSPVLWKKVMRGLSAGRVQSVATRLVVERERERIAFRSAEYWDLTGTFATGRAGDVSDPGTFGARLTAVDGLRVAQGRDFTSLGQLKDGVNVLQLDEAGARSLATALADTAFTVRSVESKPYRRSPYAPFRTTTLQQEASRKLGFGAKATMQVAQKLYENGYITYMRTDSTVLSDTAVTAARAQVTQLYGADYLPDKPRTYAGKVKNAQEAHEAIRPSGDRFRTPAETGLTGDQFRLYELIWKRTVASQMKDAIGNSVTVKIAGQASDGRDAEFSASGKTITFHGFMKAYVEGADDPNAELDDRERRLPQVTEGDRLSAEEITADGHATKPPARYTEASLVKELEEREIGRPSTYATILGTILDRGYVFKKGTALVPSFLSFAVVNLLEKHFGRLVDYDFTAKMEDDLDRIARGEAEAVPWLKRFYFGEGAQAGAAEAGNGDGDHLGGLKELVTDLGAIDAREISSFPVGDGIVLRVGRYGPYVERPTEIEGGTGRRADVPDDMPPDELTVEYAEELLAKPSGEFELGPDPETGRMIVAKDGRYGPYVTEVLPEDTPKSGKNAVKPRTASLLKSMSLDTVTLADALKLMSLPRVVGADPEGVEITAQNGRYGPYLKKGTDSRSLESEEQLFTITLEQALAIYAQPKQRGRAAAKPPLKELGTDPVSERPVVVKDGRFGPYVTDGETNATLRRDDDVETITPERGFELLAEKRAKGPAKKTAAKKTAAKKTTAKKTATKTAAKKTAAKKTTAKKTTAKTAAKKAAAKKSSANAE; encoded by the coding sequence TTGTCCCCGACCACCAGCGAGACCGCACAGGGCGGCCGCCGACTCGTCATCGTCGAGTCGCCTGCCAAGGCGAAGACGATTAAGGGCTACCTCGGCCCGGGCTACGTGGTCGAGGCCAGCGTCGGGCACATCCGGGACCTGCCGAACGGTGCGGCCGAGGTCCCCGACAAGTACACCGGCGAGGTCCGGCGGCTCGGCGTGGACGTCGAGCACGACTTCCAGCCTGTCTATGTGGTCAACTCCGACAAGAAGAGCCAGGTCAAGAAGCTCAAGGAGCTGCTCGCCGACTCCGACGAGCTCTTCCTGGCCACCGATGAGGACCGCGAGGGCGAGGCCATCGCCTGGCACCTCCAGGAGGTCCTCAAGCCCAAGGTCCCGGTGCGCCGGATGGTCTTCCACGAGATCACCAAGGACGCCATCCGGGCCGCCGTGGCCAACCCGCGCGAGCTGAACCAGCGCCTGGTCGACGCCCAGGAGACCCGCCGCATCCTCGACCGCCTGTACGGCTACGAGGTCTCGCCGGTCCTGTGGAAGAAGGTCATGCGCGGCCTGTCCGCGGGCCGGGTCCAGTCCGTCGCCACCCGTCTCGTCGTCGAGCGCGAGCGCGAGCGCATCGCCTTCCGCTCCGCCGAGTACTGGGACCTCACCGGCACCTTCGCCACCGGCCGCGCCGGTGACGTCAGCGACCCCGGCACCTTCGGTGCCCGCCTTACGGCCGTCGACGGCCTCCGGGTCGCCCAGGGGCGCGATTTCACCTCGCTCGGCCAGCTCAAGGACGGCGTCAATGTCCTGCAGCTGGACGAGGCCGGCGCCCGCTCCCTGGCCACGGCTCTCGCCGACACCGCCTTCACGGTGCGCTCGGTCGAGTCCAAGCCGTACCGCCGCTCGCCGTACGCGCCGTTCCGTACGACGACGCTGCAGCAGGAGGCCAGCCGCAAGCTGGGCTTCGGGGCCAAGGCCACCATGCAGGTCGCGCAGAAGCTGTATGAGAACGGCTACATCACCTATATGCGTACGGACTCCACCGTCCTGTCGGACACGGCGGTCACGGCGGCCCGGGCGCAGGTCACGCAGCTGTACGGCGCCGACTATCTGCCGGACAAGCCGCGCACCTACGCGGGCAAGGTCAAGAACGCCCAGGAGGCGCACGAGGCCATCCGCCCCTCGGGAGACCGTTTCCGCACCCCGGCGGAGACCGGCCTCACGGGCGACCAGTTCCGGCTCTACGAGCTGATCTGGAAGCGGACCGTCGCCTCCCAGATGAAGGACGCGATTGGCAACTCGGTCACCGTCAAGATCGCCGGGCAGGCGAGCGACGGCCGGGACGCCGAGTTCTCCGCCTCCGGTAAGACGATCACCTTCCACGGCTTCATGAAGGCCTACGTGGAGGGCGCCGACGACCCGAACGCCGAGCTCGACGACCGCGAGCGCCGGCTGCCGCAGGTCACCGAGGGCGACCGGCTCTCCGCCGAGGAGATCACCGCCGACGGCCACGCGACCAAGCCCCCGGCCCGCTACACCGAGGCGTCGCTGGTCAAGGAGCTCGAAGAGCGCGAGATCGGCCGCCCCTCGACCTACGCGACGATCCTGGGCACCATCCTCGACCGCGGCTATGTCTTCAAGAAGGGCACCGCGCTCGTGCCCTCCTTCCTGAGCTTCGCCGTGGTCAACCTGCTGGAGAAGCACTTCGGCCGACTGGTCGACTACGACTTCACCGCCAAGATGGAGGACGATCTCGACCGCATCGCGCGCGGCGAGGCCGAGGCCGTGCCGTGGCTGAAGCGCTTCTACTTCGGCGAGGGCGCGCAGGCCGGCGCCGCCGAGGCCGGGAACGGCGACGGCGACCACCTCGGCGGCCTCAAGGAGCTGGTCACCGACCTGGGCGCGATCGACGCCCGGGAGATCTCGTCCTTCCCCGTGGGCGACGGCATCGTGCTGCGCGTCGGCCGCTACGGGCCGTACGTCGAGCGCCCGACGGAGATCGAGGGCGGCACCGGCCGGCGCGCCGACGTCCCCGACGACATGCCGCCGGACGAGCTGACCGTGGAGTACGCGGAGGAGCTGCTCGCCAAGCCGAGCGGTGAGTTCGAGCTGGGCCCCGACCCCGAGACCGGTCGCATGATCGTGGCCAAGGACGGCCGCTACGGGCCGTACGTCACCGAGGTGCTCCCCGAGGACACTCCCAAGAGCGGTAAGAACGCCGTCAAGCCGCGCACCGCGTCCCTCCTCAAGTCGATGTCCCTGGACACGGTGACCCTGGCGGACGCGCTCAAGCTGATGTCACTGCCGCGTGTGGTCGGCGCCGACCCCGAGGGTGTGGAGATCACCGCGCAGAACGGCCGCTACGGCCCGTACCTGAAGAAGGGCACGGACTCGCGGTCGCTCGAGAGCGAGGAGCAGCTCTTCACCATCACGCTCGAGCAGGCGCTGGCGATCTACGCCCAGCCCAAGCAGCGGGGCCGGGCCGCGGCCAAGCCGCCGCTGAAGGAGCTGGGCACCGACCCGGTCAGCGAGCGGCCCGTGGTGGTGAAGGACGGCCGCTTCGGCCCGTACGTCACGGACGGCGAGACCAACGCGACGCTGCGCCGCGACGACGACGTGGAGACCATCACGCCCGAGCGCGGCTTCGAGCTGCTCGCCGAGAAGCGCGCCAAGGGCCCGGCCAAGAAGACCGCGGCCAAGAAGACGGCGGCGAAGAAGACCACGGCCAAGAAGACGGCGACCAAGACGGCCGCCAAGAAGACCGCGGCGAAGAAGACGACGGCCAAGAAGACGACCGCGAAGACCGCCGCCAAGAAGGCGGCGGCCAAGAAGTCGTCGGCCAACGCCGAGTAG